The following coding sequences are from one Halobaculum magnesiiphilum window:
- a CDS encoding DUF7718 family protein yields the protein MQSEFDYLYPAGTHRGIEFQIGARADPSINNIHSFAVILFFAQADGTRVEVAKVDNSEHEEGTIHVDRYYREVGTDDKDFDVDIGGMWDADEYLEQNWRRFAKTYLENHGEGPRRE from the coding sequence ATGCAATCTGAATTTGACTACCTGTATCCAGCAGGCACGCATCGAGGAATCGAATTCCAGATCGGCGCGCGCGCCGATCCGAGCATCAACAACATCCACTCCTTCGCTGTCATTCTCTTCTTCGCGCAGGCAGATGGCACCCGAGTCGAGGTTGCGAAGGTCGACAATTCCGAACACGAGGAAGGGACGATTCACGTGGACAGGTACTACCGTGAAGTCGGAACCGATGACAAGGACTTCGACGTTGACATCGGAGGGATGTGGGACGCCGATGAGTACCTAGAACAGAACTGGCGGAGGTTCGCAAAGACGTATCTCGAGAATCACGGC